Proteins from a genomic interval of Desulfovibrio piger:
- a CDS encoding Rne/Rng family ribonuclease, whose amino-acid sequence MTQENTPAVSDAAASSDVAEATPTPKRRTTRRSSRAKTAPAAEETATLTASPATDAAQAAADNGDAQATDAAATAPRKPARRSSRRKTTAPAAENTASEAAPAAASAEEAPAQTAAPEAAEAFADTDGEQHAAPRRGTRRSPGAQRRQRTPRKKSPEAASQPAEAAPAESGDQTTETPAARPSDDQPAAVTVEAPAAETPAAPAAKAAPDSEEAATAAAVESSETAAADTGSQEDGEEQPRRKSRRGRRGGRGRNRKNREAQAESAEPADKDTEESAETAAPADLPDDLSDEELWQAATGDVESLENAPARPRRRGEDSEAPKKGSVRAAAVKAKVAAGKRRMFISVLPGEQVEVAIAEEGRLQEYYLDMFHQRKLKGNIYKGVIHNIDTNLQAAFVSYGAGKNGFLQIDEIHPEYWLTHHEPSKGKKFPPIQKVLKPGQEVLVQVVKEPTGNKGAFLTTWLSLAGRFLVLTPGQEQIGVSRKVDSDEERTRLREMMNGIDPGQGLGVIVRTVSAGTTKTTLKNDLQYLKRVWKDIRKKATEVSAPALIYQEPGLPQRAVRDYLTDDVCEIWVDNEEVADSIRETVSLLFPRKKELVRLHTDVRMPLWERFSLRRQLDQIYSREVTLPSGGRLVFDQTEALMAVDINSGKISGKVNFESMAHRTNMEAAEAIARQLKLRDIGGQVVIDFIEMRDKKHVLEVEKTLRTAMKNDRARHDVGRMSSFGLLELVRQRTGSSALSITMEPCPFCGGTGQRRNLEWQALQALREMRRALRTHGGDKYVFETTRELGLYLLNHKRDSLRDMEQDFGKCLEISIRP is encoded by the coding sequence CGCTGCGGACAACGGCGATGCCCAGGCCACCGACGCGGCAGCCACCGCGCCCCGCAAGCCTGCCCGCCGGAGCAGCCGCCGCAAGACCACGGCCCCTGCCGCCGAAAATACGGCTTCCGAGGCCGCGCCCGCCGCTGCATCCGCTGAAGAGGCGCCCGCCCAGACCGCAGCCCCCGAAGCTGCCGAAGCCTTTGCCGATACCGACGGCGAACAGCACGCCGCGCCCCGTCGCGGGACCCGCCGTTCGCCCGGTGCCCAGCGCCGCCAGCGTACCCCCCGCAAAAAATCTCCCGAAGCTGCGAGCCAGCCGGCCGAAGCTGCCCCTGCCGAAAGCGGCGACCAGACCACCGAAACGCCTGCGGCCCGTCCCTCTGACGATCAGCCTGCTGCCGTGACGGTTGAAGCCCCCGCTGCCGAGACGCCTGCGGCGCCTGCTGCCAAGGCCGCCCCGGATAGCGAAGAAGCGGCGACCGCTGCGGCTGTTGAGAGCAGCGAAACGGCCGCTGCCGATACCGGCAGCCAGGAAGACGGCGAGGAACAGCCCCGCCGCAAGAGCCGTCGCGGCCGTCGCGGCGGACGCGGGCGCAACCGCAAGAACCGTGAGGCCCAGGCGGAAAGTGCCGAACCCGCCGACAAGGATACCGAGGAGAGCGCCGAAACGGCCGCCCCTGCCGACCTGCCGGACGATCTCAGTGACGAGGAACTGTGGCAGGCGGCCACCGGTGATGTGGAAAGTCTGGAAAACGCCCCTGCCCGTCCCCGCCGCCGTGGCGAGGACAGCGAAGCCCCCAAGAAGGGCAGCGTGCGTGCGGCCGCGGTCAAGGCCAAGGTGGCCGCGGGCAAGCGGCGCATGTTCATCAGCGTGCTGCCCGGCGAGCAGGTGGAAGTGGCCATCGCCGAGGAAGGCCGTCTGCAGGAATACTACCTGGACATGTTCCACCAGCGCAAACTCAAGGGCAATATCTACAAGGGTGTCATCCACAATATCGACACCAACCTGCAGGCTGCCTTCGTGAGCTACGGCGCGGGCAAGAACGGCTTCCTCCAGATCGACGAGATCCACCCCGAATACTGGCTGACCCATCACGAGCCCAGCAAGGGCAAAAAATTCCCGCCCATCCAGAAAGTGCTCAAGCCCGGCCAGGAAGTGCTGGTGCAGGTGGTCAAGGAACCCACCGGCAACAAGGGCGCCTTCCTCACCACCTGGCTGTCGCTGGCGGGCCGCTTCCTGGTGCTGACCCCCGGTCAGGAGCAGATCGGCGTTTCCCGCAAGGTGGACAGCGATGAAGAACGCACCCGCCTGCGCGAGATGATGAACGGCATCGACCCCGGCCAGGGTCTGGGCGTCATCGTGCGCACCGTGAGCGCCGGCACCACCAAGACCACGCTCAAGAACGACCTCCAGTACCTCAAGCGCGTCTGGAAGGACATCCGCAAGAAGGCCACCGAAGTTTCGGCGCCGGCCCTCATCTATCAGGAGCCGGGCCTGCCCCAGCGGGCCGTGCGCGACTACCTGACCGACGATGTCTGCGAGATCTGGGTGGACAACGAGGAAGTGGCCGACAGCATCCGCGAGACCGTCTCCCTGCTCTTCCCCCGCAAGAAGGAGCTGGTGCGCCTGCATACCGACGTGCGCATGCCCCTGTGGGAGCGCTTCAGCCTGCGCCGCCAGCTGGACCAGATCTATTCCCGCGAGGTCACCCTGCCTTCGGGCGGCCGCCTGGTCTTTGACCAGACCGAGGCCCTCATGGCCGTGGACATCAACTCCGGCAAGATCTCCGGCAAGGTCAATTTCGAGTCCATGGCCCACCGCACCAATATGGAAGCCGCCGAAGCCATCGCCCGCCAGCTCAAGCTGCGCGACATCGGCGGCCAGGTGGTCATCGACTTCATCGAGATGCGTGACAAGAAACACGTGCTGGAAGTGGAAAAGACCCTGCGCACGGCCATGAAGAACGACCGCGCCCGTCACGACGTGGGCCGCATGAGCTCCTTCGGCCTGCTGGAACTGGTGCGCCAGCGTACGGGCTCCTCGGCCCTTTCCATCACCATGGAGCCCTGCCCCTTCTGCGGCGGCACGGGCCAGCGGCGCAACCTTGAATGGCAGGCCCTGCAGGCCCTGCGCGAGATGCGCCGTGCCCTGCGGACCCACGGCGGCGACAAGTACGTCTTCGAGACCACGCGGGAACTGGGCCTTTATCTGCTCAACCACAAGCGCGACAGCCTGCGCGACATGGAACAGGATTTTGGCAAATGTCTGGAAATCAGTATCCGTCCGTAA
- a CDS encoding epoxyqueuosine reductase QueH, which yields MSGNQYPSVTDAPVETSAACPSGQAPVFKPVKGERSLLLHICCGPCSIMPVKRLQDEGFTVTAWYMNPNIQPLMEYLRRREAAEECAARLGIELICQDDTWDLVAWLRSVAGRDLPPQRCAWCCSSRMQAAVAYARANGYAHVSSSLLYSRYQPHDVIRAAGEHAAAAEDAPLSEGPRFVYRDFRTDWQAGIDLSKEWGVYRQPYCGCVYSEAERYDKKLQRLIKKS from the coding sequence ATGTCTGGAAATCAGTATCCGTCCGTAACGGACGCCCCTGTCGAAACTTCCGCGGCCTGCCCTTCGGGGCAGGCCCCTGTTTTTAAGCCCGTCAAAGGCGAGCGCAGCCTGCTGCTGCACATCTGCTGCGGTCCCTGCTCCATCATGCCGGTCAAGCGCCTGCAGGACGAGGGCTTCACGGTCACGGCCTGGTACATGAACCCCAACATCCAGCCCCTGATGGAATACCTGCGCCGCCGCGAGGCCGCCGAGGAATGCGCCGCCCGTCTGGGCATCGAGCTTATCTGTCAGGACGATACCTGGGATCTGGTGGCCTGGCTGCGCTCCGTGGCCGGACGTGACCTGCCCCCGCAGCGCTGCGCCTGGTGTTGCAGCAGCCGCATGCAGGCCGCCGTGGCCTATGCCCGCGCCAACGGCTATGCCCATGTGAGCAGCAGCCTGCTCTACTCCCGCTACCAGCCGCACGACGTCATCCGGGCCGCCGGAGAACATGCCGCAGCGGCGGAAGACGCTCCCCTGAGCGAAGGCCCCCGCTTCGTCTACCGCGATTTCCGCACCGACTGGCAGGCAGGCATCGATCTTTCCAAGGAATGGGGCGTATATCGCCAGCCTTATTGCGGCTGTGTGTACAGCGAAGCCGAGCGTTATGACAAAAAGTTGCAGCGCCTGATAAAAAAATCCTGA
- a CDS encoding IS5 family transposase (programmed frameshift), with protein sequence MAAHRRHDISDKVWANIEKLLPGSKGSVGRPSADNRLFINAVFWILRTGAPWRDLPPDLGDWKNTHRRFCRWRDRGVWEKILEALIVEPDFEWLIIDASHCKVHPHAAGAAGGNEAMSRNKRGLNSKIHLAVDAHGMPVRVIVTEGTRADCKEACALIDGLSAGALLADRGYDTESILRKAGESGFQVVIPPKRSRKISRNYDRELYKVRHLVENAFLHLKRWRGIATRYAKRCASFLAAVQIRCISLWANII encoded by the exons ATGGCGGCACATCGGAGGCATGATATTTCCGACAAGGTATGGGCAAATATTGAAAAACTTCTTCCCGGTTCCAAAGGCTCTGTCGGTCGTCCTTCCGCCGATAACCGATTGTTTATCAACGCCGTCTTCTGGATACTGAGAACCGGGGCTCCGTGGCGGGATTTACCCCCCGATCTTGGCGACTGGAAAAATACACATCGCCGCTTCTGCCGATGGCGAGATCGGGGAGTTTGGGAGAAAATACTCGAAGCTCTCATTGTCGAACCTGATTTTGAATGGCTCATCATTGATGCCAGTCATTGCAAAGTACATCCCCATGCGGCGGGCGCTGCGGGAGGTAATGAGGCCATGAGCCGCA ACAAAAGGGGGCTCAACTCAAAAATACATCTGGCCGTGGATGCGCATGGTATGCCGGTCAGAGTTATTGTTACAGAAGGTACCCGAGCTGATTGCAAAGAGGCCTGTGCGTTGATTGACGGGTTGAGTGCCGGGGCACTTTTGGCTGATAGAGGCTACGATACGGAGAGTATTCTCCGCAAAGCAGGTGAATCCGGTTTCCAGGTTGTCATCCCGCCAAAGAGAAGTCGTAAAATATCACGCAACTATGACAGAGAGCTCTACAAAGTCAGGCATCTTGTCGAGAATGCTTTTCTCCATCTCAAGCGCTGGCGGGGAATTGCCACACGATATGCCAAAAGATGTGCATCTTTTCTTGCCGCCGTTCAAATCAGATGCATATCTTTGTGGGCAAACATAATTTGA
- a CDS encoding DUF4405 domain-containing protein gives MLRKIISLTTFFSFVLLIISSVMLYVVPEGRVAYWADWRIIFTKAQWGDLHITGGALFLVAGLWHTFLNWKPVMNYIRGAKDGSRKPLLAAALICLFVYAGTLLEIPPMQQLVGWNDAIKDYQARKYGEPPFGHAETSSLKQFSAFLGLDSDLILQKMREADFKGEPKPESIFIDIATSNDMTPQELFSFISISPQATT, from the coding sequence ATGTTACGCAAGATCATTTCTTTGACGACGTTTTTTTCCTTTGTCCTGCTGATCATCAGTTCCGTCATGCTCTACGTGGTGCCGGAAGGCCGTGTGGCCTACTGGGCGGACTGGCGCATCATCTTTACCAAGGCCCAGTGGGGCGATCTGCACATCACCGGCGGGGCGCTCTTCCTGGTGGCCGGACTGTGGCATACGTTCCTGAACTGGAAACCGGTCATGAACTACATCCGCGGCGCCAAGGACGGCAGCCGCAAGCCCCTGCTGGCAGCGGCCCTGATCTGCCTGTTTGTCTATGCGGGCACCTTGCTGGAGATCCCGCCCATGCAGCAGCTGGTCGGCTGGAACGATGCCATCAAGGACTATCAGGCCCGCAAGTATGGTGAACCGCCCTTCGGCCATGCCGAGACCAGCTCCCTGAAACAGTTCAGTGCTTTCCTGGGGTTGGATAGTGACCTGATCCTGCAGAAGATGCGCGAGGCCGATTTCAAGGGCGAGCCGAAGCCGGAGAGCATCTTCATCGATATCGCCACAAGCAACGACATGACCCCGCAGGAGCTGTTCAGCTTCATATCGATATCGCCACAAGCAACGACATGA
- a CDS encoding peptide-binding protein, producing MPPTDGDRILLGSIGEASNLIPYLTADSASHEVADLLYVAPLRFNKDLEPECWAAESFSMEDEGRLLRFRLRKGILWEDGTELTAADVEFTYKMVIDPATGSPYADDFLQIKEFRVLDRYSFEVRYEHFFARAVSSWMNPILPRHILEGQNIRTTSFARKPVGAGPYRLQRWEPGVRIVLEASPTYFLGRPHISEVVFRIIPDTATMFMETRAGRLDVMELSPQQYLRQTSGKKWAESFHKYRYLASVYNFLGFNLEHPFFKDKKVRQAISCAINRGDIVKGVLLGLGEPAFGPYKPGTWAYHPGLRPVSFNPDRARKLLAEAGFTDSDGDGILDKDGKPLAFTILTNQGNEPRILTATIIQSQLRAVGIDMRIRTVEWAAFIREFVNTGRFDAIILGWTITQDPDIFAVWHSSQAVPGGLNFIHYKNPDLDKVLEEARSTPDRQRRTALYHQAQEILDEDQPYCFLYVPYALPVVQNRFMGIKPALAGIMYNFEEWWVPKSLQRYKVTP from the coding sequence ATGCCCCCCACGGACGGCGACCGCATTTTGCTGGGCAGTATCGGTGAGGCCTCCAACCTCATCCCGTATCTGACGGCGGACTCCGCCTCCCACGAAGTGGCGGATCTGCTTTATGTGGCGCCGCTGCGCTTCAACAAGGATTTGGAGCCGGAATGCTGGGCGGCGGAGTCCTTCAGCATGGAAGACGAGGGCCGTCTGCTGCGCTTCCGTCTGCGCAAGGGCATCCTCTGGGAAGACGGCACCGAACTGACGGCCGCGGATGTGGAGTTCACCTACAAAATGGTCATCGACCCGGCCACGGGCAGTCCCTATGCGGACGACTTTCTCCAGATCAAGGAATTCCGCGTGCTGGACCGCTACAGCTTCGAGGTCCGCTACGAGCATTTCTTTGCCCGGGCCGTGTCTTCCTGGATGAATCCCATCCTGCCCAGGCACATCCTGGAAGGGCAGAACATCCGTACCACCTCCTTCGCCCGCAAGCCTGTGGGCGCCGGTCCCTACCGTCTCCAGCGCTGGGAGCCGGGCGTACGCATCGTGCTGGAAGCTTCCCCCACCTACTTTTTGGGCAGGCCGCACATCAGCGAGGTGGTCTTCCGCATCATCCCGGATACGGCCACCATGTTCATGGAGACCCGCGCCGGGCGCCTGGACGTGATGGAGCTGAGCCCGCAGCAGTACCTGCGCCAGACATCGGGGAAAAAATGGGCGGAATCCTTCCACAAATACCGTTATCTGGCCTCGGTCTACAATTTCCTGGGCTTCAATCTGGAGCATCCTTTCTTCAAGGATAAAAAGGTACGGCAGGCCATCTCCTGCGCCATCAACCGGGGCGACATCGTCAAGGGCGTCCTGCTGGGGCTGGGGGAGCCGGCCTTCGGGCCCTACAAGCCGGGCACCTGGGCCTATCATCCGGGCCTGCGCCCTGTGAGCTTCAATCCCGACCGGGCCCGCAAACTGCTGGCCGAGGCGGGCTTCACGGACAGTGACGGCGACGGCATCCTGGACAAGGACGGCAAGCCGCTGGCGTTCACCATCCTGACCAACCAGGGCAACGAGCCGCGCATCCTCACCGCCACCATCATCCAGAGCCAGCTGCGGGCCGTGGGCATCGACATGCGCATCCGCACAGTGGAATGGGCCGCCTTCATCCGGGAATTCGTGAATACCGGCCGCTTCGATGCCATCATCCTGGGCTGGACCATCACCCAGGACCCGGACATCTTCGCGGTCTGGCATTCCTCGCAGGCCGTGCCCGGCGGCCTGAACTTCATCCACTACAAGAACCCCGATCTGGACAAAGTGCTGGAAGAGGCCCGCTCCACGCCGGACCGTCAGCGCCGGACCGCGCTGTACCACCAGGCGCAGGAGATCCTGGACGAGGATCAGCCCTACTGTTTCCTCTATGTGCCCTATGCCCTGCCTGTGGTGCAGAACCGCTTCATGGGCATCAAACCCGCCCTGGCGGGCATCATGTACAACTTTGAGGAATGGTGGGTGCCCAAGAGCCTGCAACGCTACAAGGTGACGCCGTAG
- a CDS encoding DEAD/DEAH box helicase: MSRSEQNVVREMCQAFLHDAVPEYIRDTAYYILSEGGVQKINIQEGETWEAQGVIQGEDLQVYTPSLTFSITDRSTRHQCNCSESFTSTCRHVAALALRLLEELRKEQGDAEEVTPPAKDWKQSFRSFFSTDMEPEPGKHYLIFRFQPEQGRLLVSFFRGRQNKSGLSSVHNEITLQQIINNPDWCEFSPQLPHVARQIGQHLDYYGHRVEIPDGLTSWFFWAVRKEYYLLWKDTDRPCRIESTPFALKLKPNFDDNGFSFDVLLKREGRPPLPIRANGAPSDHLHGAEAPEDAPITFHGQMPLWVCCQHNFYPVQTGLYPSLVHNLIYERPVVPQEEISEFLDRVWTRLPSSELYEPQQFLRMMEPVFQPATYNPKLFLDEEGSLLTLEIDNIYQTRHGEFTLNGPNPDFQTGSYTYEGQTYLVRRHQEEEAQLMNELAGMDFQARSSKLWFLEPEEAIAFLLDSYPTLVENYRVYGERALSRYKMRTAKSSISAEVVSNEKEKWFSLEISVDYEGQSLPLDKIWKAWTRGKRYVQLKDGSYTSLPESWLEKIAHKLTALGLDPSKPPQTKFKQFEAPVLDSLLEDLPGARTDSFWNNLREKIRSFREVRPVPPPKALQANLRSYQLQGLSYLNFLSEYGFGGILADEMGLGKTVQTLAFIQHMVESRFEGPNLIVVPTSVLPNWEREAEKFVPGLRRLTIYGTRREGMFKHIAESDLIITTYALLRRDLEEMEKYEFNTVILDEAQNIKNPNTITARAVRRIHARMRLCLSGTPIENNLFELWSLFEFLMPGFLGSQHAFQRGIVKPIKDGDAETLDYLRTRVRPFILRRTKAEVAKDLPPKVESVTCCALEEAQAELYAALARKLRAQVLADVDEKGLAKSQMSILDALLKLRQICCHPRLLKIDLPGFSNNLPSGKFDAFKDMVMEIVEGGHKVLVFSQFVQMLQIIRQWLEFSQIPFCYLDGASKDRFEQVDRFNNSPDIPIFLISLKAGGTGLNLTSADYVIHYDPWWNPAVESQATDRTHRIGQTRQVFSYKLICQNTVEEKILKLQEAKRGVAEAIIPGQDTWKSLTREDLEMLFEV; this comes from the coding sequence ATGAGCAGATCTGAGCAGAACGTCGTCAGGGAGATGTGCCAGGCCTTCCTGCACGACGCCGTTCCGGAGTATATCCGTGATACGGCTTACTATATCCTGTCCGAAGGCGGGGTGCAAAAAATAAATATCCAGGAGGGCGAGACCTGGGAGGCGCAAGGCGTCATCCAGGGCGAAGACCTCCAGGTCTATACGCCCAGCCTGACTTTCTCCATCACGGATCGCAGCACCCGTCACCAGTGCAACTGTTCGGAATCCTTCACCAGCACATGCCGTCATGTGGCGGCCCTGGCCCTGCGTCTGCTGGAGGAACTGCGCAAGGAACAGGGCGACGCCGAAGAAGTCACGCCCCCTGCCAAGGACTGGAAGCAGAGCTTCCGCTCCTTCTTCTCCACAGACATGGAGCCCGAGCCCGGCAAGCACTACCTTATTTTCCGCTTCCAGCCGGAGCAGGGCCGTCTGCTGGTCTCCTTCTTCCGGGGCCGCCAGAACAAGTCCGGCCTGTCCAGCGTGCACAACGAGATCACGCTCCAGCAGATCATCAACAATCCCGACTGGTGCGAGTTCTCGCCCCAGCTGCCGCATGTGGCCCGTCAGATAGGCCAGCACCTGGACTATTACGGTCATCGTGTGGAGATCCCCGACGGTCTGACCTCGTGGTTCTTCTGGGCCGTGCGCAAGGAATATTACCTGCTCTGGAAGGATACCGACCGTCCCTGCCGCATCGAGAGCACGCCCTTTGCCCTCAAGCTCAAGCCCAATTTCGATGACAACGGCTTCAGCTTCGACGTGCTGCTCAAGCGTGAAGGCCGCCCGCCCCTGCCCATCCGGGCCAACGGGGCGCCCAGCGACCACCTGCACGGCGCCGAGGCTCCCGAGGACGCGCCCATCACCTTCCACGGGCAGATGCCGCTCTGGGTCTGTTGCCAGCACAATTTCTATCCCGTACAGACGGGCCTGTATCCGTCGCTGGTGCACAACCTCATCTACGAACGCCCGGTGGTGCCGCAGGAAGAGATCTCCGAGTTCCTGGACCGCGTCTGGACGCGCCTGCCCTCGTCCGAACTCTACGAGCCGCAGCAGTTCCTGCGCATGATGGAGCCCGTGTTCCAGCCGGCCACCTACAATCCCAAGCTCTTCCTGGACGAGGAAGGCAGCCTGCTGACCCTGGAGATCGACAACATCTACCAGACCCGTCACGGCGAGTTCACGCTCAACGGCCCCAACCCCGATTTCCAGACCGGCAGCTACACCTACGAAGGCCAGACCTATCTGGTGCGCCGCCATCAGGAAGAAGAGGCCCAGCTCATGAACGAGCTGGCGGGCATGGACTTCCAGGCCCGTTCCAGCAAGCTGTGGTTCCTGGAGCCGGAAGAGGCCATCGCCTTCCTGCTGGACTCCTACCCCACGCTGGTGGAGAACTACCGCGTCTACGGCGAGCGCGCCCTTTCGCGCTACAAGATGCGCACGGCCAAGTCCTCCATCTCGGCCGAGGTGGTGAGCAACGAGAAGGAAAAGTGGTTCTCGCTGGAGATCAGCGTGGATTACGAAGGCCAGTCCCTGCCCCTGGACAAGATCTGGAAGGCCTGGACCCGCGGCAAGCGCTATGTGCAGCTCAAGGACGGCTCCTACACCAGCCTGCCCGAATCTTGGCTGGAAAAGATCGCCCACAAGCTCACGGCCCTGGGCCTGGACCCCAGCAAGCCGCCGCAGACCAAGTTCAAGCAGTTCGAGGCACCGGTGCTGGACAGCCTGCTGGAAGACCTGCCCGGCGCGCGCACGGACTCCTTCTGGAACAACCTGCGCGAAAAGATCCGCTCCTTCCGCGAGGTGCGGCCCGTACCGCCGCCAAAGGCGCTGCAGGCCAATCTGCGCAGCTACCAGCTGCAGGGCCTGTCCTACCTCAACTTCCTGTCGGAATACGGCTTCGGCGGCATCCTGGCCGACGAGATGGGCCTGGGCAAGACCGTGCAGACCCTGGCCTTCATCCAGCATATGGTGGAAAGCCGCTTCGAGGGCCCCAACCTCATCGTGGTGCCCACCTCGGTGCTGCCCAACTGGGAACGCGAAGCGGAAAAGTTCGTGCCCGGCCTGCGCCGCCTGACCATCTACGGCACGCGCCGCGAGGGCATGTTCAAGCATATCGCGGAATCGGACCTCATCATCACCACCTACGCCCTGCTGCGGCGTGACCTGGAGGAGATGGAGAAGTACGAGTTCAACACCGTCATCCTGGACGAAGCCCAGAACATCAAGAACCCCAACACCATCACGGCCCGCGCCGTGCGCCGCATCCATGCCCGCATGCGCCTGTGCCTGTCCGGTACGCCCATCGAGAACAACCTCTTCGAGCTCTGGAGCCTGTTCGAGTTCCTGATGCCCGGCTTCCTCGGTTCGCAGCATGCCTTCCAGCGCGGCATCGTCAAGCCCATCAAGGACGGCGACGCCGAGACCCTGGACTACCTGCGCACCCGCGTGCGGCCCTTCATTTTGCGCCGTACCAAGGCCGAAGTGGCCAAGGACCTGCCGCCCAAGGTGGAAAGCGTCACCTGCTGCGCGCTGGAAGAGGCCCAGGCCGAGCTCTACGCCGCCCTGGCCCGCAAGCTGCGCGCCCAGGTGCTGGCCGATGTGGACGAAAAGGGCCTGGCCAAGAGCCAGATGTCCATCCTGGACGCCCTGCTCAAGCTGCGCCAGATCTGCTGCCATCCGCGCCTGCTCAAGATCGACCTGCCCGGCTTCTCCAACAACCTGCCTTCCGGCAAGTTCGACGCCTTCAAGGACATGGTCATGGAGATCGTGGAGGGCGGCCACAAGGTGCTGGTCTTCTCGCAGTTCGTGCAGATGCTCCAGATCATCCGCCAGTGGCTGGAGTTCTCGCAGATCCCCTTCTGCTATCTGGACGGCGCCAGCAAGGACCGCTTCGAACAGGTGGACCGCTTCAACAACAGCCCGGACATCCCCATCTTCCTCATCTCGCTCAAGGCGGGCGGCACGGGCCTGAACCTGACCAGCGCGGACTACGTCATCCACTACGACCCGTGGTGGAACCCCGCCGTGGAAAGCCAGGCCACGGACCGTACCCACCGCATCGGCCAGACGCGGCAGGTGTTCTCCTACAAGCTCATCTGCCAGAACACGGTGGAAGAAAAGATCCTCAAGCTGCAGGAAGCCAAGCGTGGCGTGGCCGAGGCCATCATCCCCGGTCAGGACACCTGGAAGTCCCTGACCCGCGAGGATCTGGAGATGCTCTTCGAAGTCTAG
- a CDS encoding CHAD domain-containing protein, which translates to MDEAPPTTPRTLLWRGTRCLRNDSPALRPCGLRRLCRLFGIDLAARQRETDLVLSIFAGLAPQHGLDRDLAPLAVLAHTLVELGDGMPDAGEILLTHPLKRLDAAGNRLLAMVLTLLTVGKGRTDKVEPLLTAMGCARDDPRRRTAVVLAAIVQVARFALRFDPLGIRLPGEPPVLFLIRVRTPLRLRKQLVIHAPLWERLFGKSSLEWFWTFDADADAPVPVQAPPSGQLFSSHFSAYLQRQARALHELARSDSALDKEPIHDARVILRSLLSVFRSLKPYLRKDWLASVESDLRTARKLLGGVRDTDVLLGHIRDYALRPVPAGATETAAASGQAPEGTAPLFRPADLPAGLRSLYAALQEERATALSRAATHYASDAYRELLHKLDDNAAAQTCRPMLDRRGRARPMLLADIMAAGVDQATRDLLAHDRWTHGHLIPEDLLHNMRIAFKQLRYLMAFFGSQGGKNGERLIRLCRRCQESLGQMHDNAVAAATALRHLQHMPETRQHAEDADGLEAYARWCEDEMHRHAMAFLTDWAENGRDELCRLTRKLSPSAGDPLPLLRPDD; encoded by the coding sequence ATGGACGAAGCTCCCCCCACCACGCCCCGCACCCTGCTCTGGCGCGGCACACGCTGCCTGCGCAATGATTCTCCCGCCCTGCGCCCCTGCGGGCTCCGCCGCCTCTGCCGGTTGTTCGGCATCGACCTGGCCGCCCGCCAGCGGGAAACCGATCTTGTCCTGTCCATCTTCGCCGGGCTGGCTCCCCAGCACGGTCTGGACAGGGACCTGGCCCCTCTGGCCGTGCTGGCCCATACCTTGGTGGAGCTGGGGGACGGGATGCCCGATGCGGGCGAGATCCTGCTCACCCATCCTCTCAAGCGCCTTGATGCCGCCGGCAACCGGCTGCTGGCCATGGTCCTGACCCTGCTCACCGTGGGCAAGGGCCGTACGGACAAGGTGGAGCCCCTGCTCACCGCCATGGGTTGTGCCCGCGACGATCCCCGGCGGCGTACCGCCGTGGTGCTGGCGGCCATCGTGCAGGTGGCCCGCTTCGCCCTGCGCTTCGATCCGCTGGGGATACGCCTGCCCGGTGAGCCCCCCGTCCTCTTCCTCATCCGGGTGCGCACGCCCCTGCGCCTGCGCAAGCAGCTGGTCATCCATGCGCCGCTCTGGGAACGCCTGTTCGGCAAGTCCTCCCTGGAATGGTTCTGGACCTTCGATGCCGATGCCGACGCGCCCGTCCCGGTCCAGGCGCCGCCTTCCGGGCAATTGTTCAGCAGCCATTTCAGCGCGTATCTGCAAAGACAGGCACGGGCCCTGCATGAGCTGGCCCGCAGCGACAGCGCCCTGGACAAAGAGCCCATCCACGATGCCCGCGTCATCCTGCGCAGCCTGCTTTCCGTCTTCCGCAGCCTGAAGCCCTATCTGCGCAAGGACTGGCTGGCCTCTGTGGAATCCGACCTGCGTACGGCCCGCAAGCTGCTGGGCGGTGTGCGGGATACGGACGTGCTTTTGGGACACATCAGGGACTATGCCTTGCGTCCTGTCCCTGCCGGTGCCACCGAGACCGCCGCCGCAAGCGGACAGGCCCCGGAAGGTACTGCCCCCCTTTTCCGGCCGGCGGATCTGCCCGCCGGTCTGCGCAGCCTGTATGCCGCCCTGCAGGAAGAGCGCGCCACGGCCCTTTCCCGTGCCGCGACCCATTATGCCTCGGACGCCTACCGGGAGCTGCTGCACAAGCTGGATGACAATGCCGCGGCCCAGACCTGCCGCCCCATGCTGGACCGCCGCGGCCGCGCCCGGCCCATGCTGCTGGCGGACATCATGGCGGCCGGTGTGGATCAGGCCACACGCGACCTTCTTGCCCATGACCGCTGGACGCACGGGCACCTGATCCCCGAAGACCTGCTGCACAACATGCGCATCGCGTTCAAGCAGTTACGCTATCTGATGGCCTTTTTCGGCAGCCAGGGCGGCAAGAACGGCGAACGCCTGATCCGCCTGTGCCGCCGCTGTCAGGAAAGCCTCGGCCAGATGCACGACAACGCCGTGGCCGCGGCCACGGCCCTGCGCCACTTGCAGCACATGCCGGAGACCCGGCAGCATGCGGAGGATGCCGACGGTCTGGAGGCATATGCCCGCTGGTGCGAGGACGAGATGCACCGCCATGCCATGGCCTTCCTGACGGACTGGGCGGAGAACGGCCGGGACGAGCTTTGCCGCCTGACCCGCAAGCTTTCCCCGTCCGCAGGCGATCCGCTTCCCCTGCTCCGCCCGGACGACTAG